The following proteins are co-located in the Silene latifolia isolate original U9 population chromosome 1, ASM4854445v1, whole genome shotgun sequence genome:
- the LOC141653878 gene encoding LOW QUALITY PROTEIN: putative CRM domain-containing protein At3g25440, chloroplastic (The sequence of the model RefSeq protein was modified relative to this genomic sequence to represent the inferred CDS: inserted 1 base in 1 codon; deleted 1 base in 1 codon; substituted 2 bases at 2 genomic stop codons), with protein sequence LAVLQARNKEAKLRDDLKKLEPKEWLETTHDPEVLTPEEHFCFLKMGLKSKNYVPIGRRGIYQGVILNMHLHWKKHQTLQVIVKTFTPEEVKEIATELARLTGWIVLDIQEEDTIIMYRGKNYAQPPTEIMSPRVALPRKSWGKAALDKSKHRDALRAVRRYYIPRLEQELELLRAQHXNRGDHASEQPQDVSKVDAEDDYHAAIPNSGLAPSNKLKALMDXYKNNVEEDDSMSDGGMGSESEDLSDMFETDSDTEGNAERPLYLHQFDKFPANNKEGLHLMSMDPKRIENADLAEFDEVDQXFLRAAELLRTKRKRCVVLEGNFMWLWKFACSKNLSSGSYLLDQYLLSRVSVNN encoded by the exons TTAGCTGTTTTACAAGCTCGCAATAAAGAAGCAAAACTTCGAGATGATTTGAAGAAATTGGAACCCAAAGAATGGTTAGAGACTACTCATGATCCTGAAGTCTTGACACCTGAAGAACATTTCTGTTTTCTGAAGATGGGTCTTAAGAGCAAGAATTATGTCCCAATTGGTCGGCGAGGGATTTACCAGGGTGTAATTCTAAACATGCATTTGCATTGGAAGAAACACCAAACGCTACAAGTAATTGTAAAGACATTCACTCCAGAGGAAGTGAAGGAGATAGCTACTGAGCTAGCAAGACTAACAGGTTGGATTGTACTTGATATTCAAGAAGAGGACACAATAATCATGTACAGGGGAAAGAACTATGCTCAACCGCCAACAGAAATAATGTCACCACGAGTCGCCCTTCCAAGGAAAAG TTGGGGTAAGGCT GCCCTGGACAAATCCAAACACAGAGATGCTTTGCGGGCAGTTAGAAGGTAT TATATACCAAGGCTAGAGCAGGAGCTTGAATTACTCCGAGCGCAACATTAAAACAGAGGGGATCATGCTTCTGAACAACCTCAAGATGTCTCCAAAGTCGATGCGGAAGATGATTATCATGCTGCCATTCCGAACTCAGGATTAGCACCTTCAAATAAGCTGAAAGCACTCATGGATTAGTATAAAAATAACGTTGAGGAGGATGACTCCATGAGTGATGGTGGAATGGGTTCAGAATCAGAAGACCTATCTGATATGTTTGAGACAGATTCAGATACTGAGGGAAACGCTGAACGACCTCTTTACTTGCACCAATTCGACAAATTTCCGGCTAATAATAAGGAAGGTTTGCACCTCATGTCTATGGACCCAAAGAGAATCGAGAATGCTGATTTGGCGGAATTTGATGAAGTTGATC ATTTTTTACGAGCAGCTGAACTTTTGAGGACGAAGAGAAAAAGATGTGTGGTGTTAGAAGGAAATTTCATGTGGTTGTGGAAATTCGCTTGCTCCAAGAATTTGAGTTCAGGGAGCTATTTGTTGGATCAGTATTTGTTATCTAGAGTTTCTGTAAATAATTAG